Proteins encoded together in one Vibrio lentus window:
- a CDS encoding AAA family ATPase — protein sequence MALLFQKLPRSLVVPSQGQNTVFLIEDNWDDFGFKTIFFIKVFDENGTFHDLGTVKIGYRGQNEGWTSAQLPNQFSSLSEGFFSLGQEPDYYLKVAEDFSKDFANQFLLAIKDVVENPTCLSIAEQDVISQTSVGNDSVFNKSILRSISSSVIKDQFPRILAGGRPLTDFEFSYEKKANAKYSGIKADFSVDPNVKPSTNIHVLIGRNGVGKTTLLNNMVDALLPNRGEPAETGLFLKNGLMGKQALDDNYFSSVVSVSFSAFDPFTPPAPQTNPNQGTCYYYIGLKTINQPIYNNEDRLKSTPELCNELIASLKVCLALSGKRERWINAVRKLESDTNFADMNLCSLVAIADQDNTEDRSHLGSIAQSVFSRLSSGHAIVLLTLTKLVETVDDKTLVLIDEPESHLHPPLLSAFTRALSDLLLNRNGVAIIATHSPVVLQEVPQTCVSILRRTRLVGCVERPTIETFGENVGVLTREIFGLEVNKSGFYSLLADSVREGKSYAQILSEYQHQLGFEGKAILRAICANTENGGAI from the coding sequence ATGGCTCTTCTTTTCCAAAAATTACCACGAAGTTTAGTTGTACCTTCACAAGGTCAAAATACTGTATTTCTAATAGAAGACAATTGGGACGATTTCGGATTTAAAACCATTTTCTTTATCAAGGTCTTCGATGAGAATGGTACTTTTCATGACCTAGGTACAGTAAAAATTGGATATCGGGGGCAAAATGAAGGTTGGACTTCTGCACAACTACCAAACCAATTTAGCAGCCTAAGTGAAGGCTTCTTCTCGCTTGGCCAAGAACCAGATTACTACCTAAAAGTTGCCGAAGACTTTTCGAAAGACTTTGCAAATCAATTCCTCTTAGCCATAAAGGATGTGGTTGAAAACCCTACTTGCCTATCTATTGCGGAGCAAGACGTAATTTCACAAACATCAGTGGGTAATGACTCCGTATTCAACAAATCTATCTTAAGATCAATATCGTCTTCAGTAATAAAAGATCAGTTCCCTCGAATTCTTGCAGGTGGACGCCCTCTTACAGATTTTGAATTTTCATACGAGAAAAAAGCCAATGCTAAATACTCAGGTATTAAAGCTGATTTTAGTGTCGACCCTAATGTCAAACCGTCTACGAACATTCACGTTTTAATTGGGCGTAACGGTGTAGGTAAAACTACTTTATTAAACAATATGGTCGATGCACTTCTGCCTAATAGGGGAGAACCTGCCGAAACAGGCTTGTTTTTAAAGAATGGACTTATGGGCAAGCAAGCTCTTGACGATAACTACTTCAGTAGCGTTGTATCTGTATCGTTCAGTGCTTTTGATCCTTTCACTCCACCTGCGCCACAGACCAATCCAAATCAAGGTACTTGCTATTACTATATAGGGCTAAAGACTATCAACCAGCCTATATACAATAATGAGGACAGATTAAAGTCCACACCAGAGCTTTGTAATGAATTGATTGCCAGTCTAAAAGTATGCTTAGCTTTGAGCGGCAAACGTGAAAGATGGATTAATGCAGTCCGTAAACTAGAGTCTGACACGAATTTTGCCGACATGAATCTGTGTTCTTTAGTTGCTATTGCCGACCAAGACAACACAGAAGATAGAAGTCACCTAGGCTCTATAGCACAGTCTGTTTTTTCAAGACTAAGCTCAGGGCATGCTATCGTATTATTAACTCTAACTAAATTAGTTGAAACAGTTGATGATAAAACTCTAGTTCTAATAGATGAACCTGAAAGCCATTTACACCCGCCACTTCTTTCTGCATTCACACGAGCATTATCAGATTTATTGCTAAATCGAAATGGAGTAGCCATTATCGCAACACACTCCCCCGTAGTCTTACAAGAGGTCCCTCAGACTTGTGTTTCAATTCTTCGCAGGACTCGTTTAGTTGGGTGTGTAGAAAGGCCGACAATCGAGACTTTTGGTGAGAATGTTGGAGTCTTAACTAGAGAAATCTTTGGATTAGAAGTAAACAAATCTGGGTTTTATAGTTTGCTCGCAGATAGTGTCCGTGAAGGGAAAAGCTACGCCCAAATTCTGTCTGAATATCAACATCAATTAGGATTTGAAGGGAAAGCTATTTTAAGGGCTATTTGTGCGAATACTGAGAACGGGGGGGCGATTTGA
- a CDS encoding HNH endonuclease — protein sequence MRALNLPLMRYTDVVNTCINSISSQEIRDRLEPVSADLLNAGHQYLSLAPTTALFTIPTFVGGNEDYVVANVTKKELKDLYSAQMVPSSKPSRKYYDELKLAAPLGICPFCGFGHVYTLDHYLPKAKYPLISILPINLVPSCSDCNKGKSANTASNAGKLCMHPYFDHGHFINEQWLYANVIETEPVTIVFFVAPPSAWNPIDKQRVLAHFSDFDLAKRFSVQAANELSTLKYELQYDFDFSGITGVQHELSKRVFAAERQHKNSWKTAMYQALRDSNWYCNSGFRLE from the coding sequence TTGAGAGCTTTAAACCTCCCTTTAATGCGCTATACGGATGTTGTAAACACCTGTATTAATAGCATATCATCACAAGAAATACGCGATCGACTAGAACCTGTCAGCGCAGATTTACTAAATGCTGGCCACCAGTACTTGAGCTTAGCTCCAACAACAGCCCTGTTCACGATACCAACGTTTGTAGGCGGAAATGAAGATTACGTTGTTGCTAATGTTACAAAGAAAGAACTCAAAGATCTATACAGTGCTCAAATGGTCCCCAGTTCAAAGCCCAGTCGTAAATACTACGATGAACTTAAGCTTGCAGCCCCTCTCGGTATCTGTCCTTTTTGTGGCTTCGGTCATGTATACACATTGGATCACTATTTACCCAAGGCAAAATATCCACTCATATCTATATTACCTATTAATTTAGTCCCATCGTGTAGTGATTGTAATAAAGGGAAGAGCGCTAATACTGCATCCAATGCGGGGAAGCTATGCATGCACCCGTACTTTGATCACGGGCATTTCATTAACGAACAATGGCTTTATGCGAATGTTATTGAAACAGAACCAGTTACAATTGTCTTTTTTGTAGCCCCTCCAAGCGCTTGGAACCCTATAGATAAACAAAGAGTACTAGCTCATTTTTCTGACTTTGATTTAGCTAAAAGGTTTTCTGTTCAGGCTGCAAACGAGCTAAGTACACTGAAATATGAACTGCAATATGATTTTGACTTCAGTGGTATCACTGGGGTTCAACACGAACTCAGCAAGAGAGTTTTTGCGGCAGAGCGACAACATAAAAATTCGTGGAAAACTGCAATGTATCAAGCCTTGAGAGATAGTAATTGGTATTGCAATAGTGGATTTAGATTAGAATAA
- a CDS encoding sce7726 family protein, translated as MTELEIKKLLVRYFLEKYENFVAGSEFSFQFGERRADLALLNAGYLTAFEIKGARDTVSRLSYQIESYKKFFDFCFVVCEPSNLAEVRATISRDVGILLAVSDGITHIRQSKHFKRHDKMVLSSALSVQKLSTLSKGSNLRSKHELCEYVSKNNSLKSLRLLSRNEFNERYGVVSRLLKQETTLHLTSDDIYTITKKAPSLLKRRII; from the coding sequence ATGACAGAACTAGAAATTAAAAAATTGTTAGTACGGTACTTTCTAGAAAAGTATGAAAATTTTGTAGCTGGTTCTGAATTTTCATTTCAATTTGGCGAAAGACGAGCGGATTTAGCATTGTTGAATGCTGGCTATTTAACTGCCTTTGAAATAAAAGGGGCTCGTGACACTGTATCTAGATTAAGTTATCAAATTGAAAGTTATAAAAAATTTTTTGATTTTTGTTTTGTCGTGTGTGAACCAAGTAATTTGGCTGAAGTACGAGCAACAATTTCAAGAGATGTAGGTATCCTACTGGCCGTAAGTGATGGTATTACACATATTCGTCAATCAAAACATTTCAAAAGACACGATAAAATGGTGTTATCCAGTGCGCTAAGTGTTCAAAAGTTGAGTACTCTATCGAAAGGAAGCAATTTAAGATCGAAGCATGAATTATGTGAGTACGTATCGAAAAACAATTCATTGAAGTCATTAAGACTGTTATCAAGAAACGAGTTTAATGAAAGATATGGAGTGGTCTCAAGATTGTTGAAACAAGAAACCACTTTGCATTTGACTTCGGATGATATATATACGATTACGAAGAAAGCCCCATCTTTACTGAAGCGGAGAATCATCTAA
- a CDS encoding beta family protein, with translation MSEFVYFPIIKTRDGELRCFEHINDDDFSKILPIYELTKSRKTKKAPDGDIYRRMKQIAEIQNKRPFILDLSTNEKYINPQIEQLLSEHNGFKEWQYFLFDLHCDLNIVPMVHLYEDDDGRFEDVEEFVRSASARTDFLAVRLPYDLSDEEVEYYLTPIASNLNESCKLYVILDAEFVRKKDINDVVDTFIEACSGTELFADKIEAVVMLCTSFPSNVAQTGGEDIAGEFRVWEEDIYQGISEEFPIKYGDYVSINTEQIEMKGGTFVPRVDIASLDGKSFTYKRYRRNNGGYVRAAKHTVRDSASYKPLGVWADEEIQAAASDNPSGISPAFWISVRMNYYIKSRILLRELDDSPLQ, from the coding sequence ATGAGTGAATTTGTCTATTTCCCTATCATAAAGACTAGAGATGGCGAACTTCGCTGTTTTGAGCACATCAATGATGATGACTTTTCGAAGATTTTGCCAATTTACGAACTAACTAAATCGAGAAAAACGAAAAAAGCACCTGATGGCGATATCTATCGTCGTATGAAGCAAATTGCAGAAATTCAAAACAAGCGGCCATTTATACTTGACTTGAGTACAAATGAAAAATATATCAATCCTCAAATTGAGCAATTGTTATCAGAACACAATGGTTTTAAAGAGTGGCAGTATTTTCTTTTTGACCTTCATTGTGACTTGAACATCGTCCCTATGGTTCACTTGTATGAAGATGATGATGGCAGGTTCGAAGACGTTGAAGAGTTCGTAAGAAGTGCTTCTGCTAGGACTGACTTCCTTGCAGTTAGATTGCCATATGATTTAAGTGACGAAGAAGTTGAATATTACCTAACTCCTATAGCAAGTAACCTAAACGAAAGCTGTAAACTCTATGTAATCCTAGATGCTGAATTCGTACGAAAGAAAGACATTAATGATGTTGTTGATACTTTCATTGAAGCGTGCTCAGGTACGGAGTTATTTGCAGACAAAATAGAGGCCGTTGTGATGCTCTGCACTAGTTTCCCATCGAATGTTGCACAAACTGGTGGCGAAGATATTGCTGGTGAATTTAGGGTCTGGGAAGAAGATATCTATCAGGGTATCAGTGAAGAGTTCCCAATCAAATATGGGGACTACGTTTCAATTAACACCGAGCAAATTGAAATGAAAGGCGGCACTTTTGTACCTAGAGTTGATATTGCTTCTCTAGACGGAAAATCATTCACTTATAAAAGATACCGTCGAAACAATGGTGGATATGTAAGAGCCGCAAAGCATACCGTTAGAGACTCTGCATCATATAAGCCACTTGGTGTTTGGGCTGATGAAGAGATCCAAGCAGCAGCAAGCGATAATCCATCAGGTATCAGCCCTGCATTTTGGATATCGGTTCGCATGAACTATTATATTAAAAGTCGAATTTTACTTAGAGAATTAGATGATTCTCCGCTTCAGTAA
- a CDS encoding ImmA/IrrE family metallo-endopeptidase, whose product MAFVRKSGRKTQATTEFEDLSTPEHLIALAEDKGLETDPVNVSELARHLGIAVRYEPMQDEESGSLKKEKKSGSWVMTVNSLHHPHRQRFTIAHEIAHRIRHAANSDCFEDTTFFRNGETNWMEAEANDFAASLLMPKDAFNKFIANVSSKVEDVAMHFQVSSHAVRIRAKVLGYDGHNL is encoded by the coding sequence ATGGCATTCGTTAGAAAATCTGGTAGAAAAACTCAGGCGACTACAGAATTTGAAGATTTGTCTACACCTGAACATCTAATAGCACTTGCTGAAGATAAAGGGTTGGAGACTGATCCTGTCAATGTATCTGAATTGGCCAGACATCTAGGGATTGCCGTTAGATATGAACCAATGCAAGATGAAGAATCAGGTTCACTTAAGAAAGAGAAAAAGTCAGGTAGTTGGGTAATGACCGTTAATTCACTACACCATCCGCATAGACAAAGATTTACGATAGCTCACGAAATTGCACACCGCATACGGCATGCCGCTAACAGTGACTGTTTCGAAGATACAACTTTTTTTAGAAATGGGGAAACAAACTGGATGGAAGCCGAGGCAAATGATTTTGCAGCGTCACTATTGATGCCTAAAGATGCTTTCAATAAATTCATAGCCAACGTATCGTCAAAGGTTGAAGATGTTGCTATGCACTTCCAAGTGTCTTCTCATGCTGTTCGAATTAGAGCCAAAGTTCTTGGTTATGATGGACATAATCTATGA
- a CDS encoding MbcA/ParS/Xre antitoxin family protein codes for MKIEHIDENIRVRLLKLFDGNRQMVEEWLTTSKVVFNNETPLYVLDTPQGYHKVLEVINRIELGDLS; via the coding sequence ATGAAAATTGAACATATTGATGAGAACATAAGAGTAAGGTTGCTCAAGCTATTTGATGGTAACAGACAAATGGTAGAAGAATGGCTCACAACATCGAAAGTTGTCTTCAATAATGAAACACCGCTATATGTTCTAGACACACCGCAGGGATACCACAAAGTACTGGAAGTCATTAATAGAATTGAGCTTGGTGATTTATCTTAA
- a CDS encoding recombinase family protein, with protein sequence MDNINQRIHKSARLAYIYSRVSKLTQAQQGGGIGRQIDRGMKFVEDLNTKAGQQEKFHRYEIANEMIVDKGLSAYLGRNTCENAGLGAFLQAAREGKIPPHSLLVVEAVDRISRLDPSQARMIFLELARYKIDIAIQKFNLVVYHDEKTDMGSDLLLTAAFHLAHMESQQKSDRICATFDKKRELERQGGVKRTTICPAWMKISPCKTKFELIPESVGVLKRIFKMRIDHGMGAISVAKKLNSEGVSNFNGRPWSTKLIEKYWKMPQCIGAFQPKTDDYKSGKRRKVPLGDLITDYYPAAISKTDFAIVQDSFSKYEKGAKSHNCKNLYAGLLKCATCGGTLSFAKPNRGQPKLRCRNYLDNRGCTQGRNGSLNYLPVEKLLVDSLSSIEYSQLHRRTNLTTDTNQLSDIELELNNEHMKVAELKNELENVSSSSAISTLARELDRACIRVEKLKQQQAMLLRTQSTPDLSIFEEADFTKMEERCRYNNFISSFVDYVVVSGSDCIVCFKGDLGFVQLLLGNRSERLRERGYMLGKDVIEGKFKNDKILDDDKVIQIDLGKYVEKQNQFFAKLTDLPIPSSSDYLMSIKFAFNIQIKLGLCPSLKSVTTNILNSNDIQNNLLK encoded by the coding sequence ATGGATAATATAAATCAACGTATACATAAATCAGCCAGACTAGCTTATATCTACTCACGAGTAAGTAAGTTAACCCAAGCTCAGCAGGGTGGTGGGATTGGTCGACAGATAGATCGAGGCATGAAGTTTGTTGAAGACTTGAACACAAAAGCTGGCCAACAAGAAAAATTTCATAGGTATGAAATTGCTAACGAAATGATAGTAGACAAAGGCTTGTCTGCATATTTGGGTCGAAACACATGTGAAAATGCAGGGTTAGGAGCATTTTTACAAGCTGCACGTGAGGGAAAAATCCCACCTCATTCGCTTTTAGTTGTTGAAGCTGTGGACAGAATTAGCCGTCTAGATCCTAGTCAGGCTCGTATGATTTTCCTCGAGTTAGCACGGTATAAAATCGATATTGCGATACAAAAATTCAATCTTGTTGTTTATCATGATGAAAAAACAGACATGGGAAGTGACTTACTGCTTACTGCTGCATTCCATCTAGCTCACATGGAAAGTCAGCAAAAATCAGATCGAATATGTGCGACTTTTGACAAAAAGAGAGAGCTGGAACGTCAAGGTGGTGTAAAACGAACTACTATTTGTCCCGCCTGGATGAAGATTTCTCCATGTAAAACAAAGTTTGAACTAATTCCTGAGAGTGTAGGTGTATTGAAACGTATTTTTAAGATGCGAATAGATCACGGCATGGGAGCAATATCTGTTGCTAAGAAACTCAATAGTGAGGGTGTTTCGAACTTCAATGGTCGGCCGTGGAGCACTAAACTAATTGAAAAGTACTGGAAAATGCCGCAATGCATTGGTGCTTTTCAGCCAAAGACTGATGATTATAAATCAGGAAAACGCAGAAAAGTCCCACTTGGCGATTTGATTACAGATTACTATCCAGCGGCTATAAGCAAGACAGATTTTGCTATTGTCCAGGATAGTTTCTCAAAATATGAGAAAGGAGCTAAATCTCATAACTGTAAAAACTTGTATGCAGGACTACTAAAGTGTGCCACGTGCGGCGGAACATTGAGTTTTGCAAAGCCAAATAGAGGTCAGCCAAAACTACGTTGTAGAAACTATTTGGACAATAGAGGGTGTACTCAAGGTCGCAATGGTTCACTAAACTACCTTCCAGTCGAAAAACTGCTTGTTGATAGCCTTTCATCTATAGAGTACTCGCAGTTGCATCGGCGTACTAACTTAACAACTGACACGAATCAGCTATCAGATATAGAGCTTGAGCTGAATAATGAGCATATGAAAGTAGCTGAGTTAAAAAACGAGCTAGAAAATGTAAGTAGCTCTAGTGCGATATCGACTCTAGCTAGAGAGCTAGATAGGGCGTGTATTAGAGTAGAAAAGCTTAAGCAGCAGCAAGCTATGTTATTAAGAACACAATCAACCCCAGATCTAAGCATCTTTGAAGAAGCAGACTTTACTAAAATGGAAGAAAGGTGTCGGTATAATAATTTTATCAGCAGCTTTGTTGACTATGTTGTCGTGTCAGGTAGCGATTGTATTGTGTGCTTCAAAGGTGACCTAGGTTTCGTGCAGTTGTTATTAGGTAACCGCTCAGAGAGGCTTAGAGAGCGTGGTTATATGCTTGGTAAAGATGTAATCGAAGGTAAATTTAAAAATGATAAAATTCTTGATGACGACAAGGTGATTCAAATTGATCTTGGTAAGTATGTGGAGAAGCAAAATCAATTTTTCGCAAAGCTCACAGATTTACCGATCCCTAGCTCTAGTGATTACTTAATGAGCATCAAATTTGCTTTTAATATTCAGATCAAGCTAGGTTTGTGTCCAAGCTTGAAGAGCGTGACGACAAACATATTAAACAGCAATGATATTCAAAATAATCTATTGAAATAG
- a CDS encoding acetate/propionate family kinase yields the protein MSNSFVLVINSGSSSLKFAVIDSVSGDAVLSGLGECFGLEDARMSWKYQGQKTEIAIQGEGNHHKIAIGKLVGLMEDLGFTADIVAIGHRIVHGGEKFTQTVRITEEVTNEIESLSDLAPLHNPAGAIGIRAAIEAFPSLPQFAVFDTAFHQTMPQRAFTGAIAKELYTDFGVRRYGFHGTSHYFVSREAAKMVNKPVEESSFISVHLGNGASVCAIKDGNSVDTSMGFTPLSGLMMGTRCGDLDPGIIEYLLKKGWSQEQVFNSLNKESGFLGVSGLTSDARGILEAMEEGHEGAKLAFEVFTYRVAKYVASYLATLDSLDGIIFTGGIGENSLPIRREILSNLKILGFVEDVAGNEAARFGAEGIIAKSEMLGAVAMVIPTNEEFVIVQQSVALLNSTK from the coding sequence ATGTCTAATTCGTTTGTTCTGGTTATTAACTCGGGTAGTTCTTCCCTTAAATTTGCTGTCATCGATTCTGTTTCTGGTGACGCAGTATTAAGTGGCTTAGGGGAGTGTTTTGGTCTTGAAGATGCTCGCATGAGCTGGAAGTATCAAGGTCAGAAAACAGAAATTGCTATTCAAGGTGAGGGTAACCACCACAAAATTGCCATTGGCAAGTTGGTAGGCTTGATGGAAGACCTAGGCTTCACGGCAGATATCGTAGCTATCGGTCACCGTATCGTTCATGGTGGCGAAAAGTTCACTCAGACTGTTCGTATTACTGAAGAAGTAACGAATGAGATTGAAAGCCTGTCTGATCTCGCTCCACTTCATAACCCAGCAGGTGCTATTGGTATCCGTGCTGCGATTGAAGCTTTCCCTTCTCTACCTCAGTTCGCTGTGTTTGATACTGCTTTCCACCAAACAATGCCACAACGTGCATTTACGGGTGCCATCGCAAAAGAGCTATACACAGACTTTGGCGTTCGTCGTTACGGTTTCCACGGTACTAGCCACTACTTCGTTAGCCGTGAAGCAGCGAAAATGGTCAACAAGCCAGTTGAAGAATCTAGTTTCATCTCTGTTCACCTAGGTAATGGCGCTTCAGTATGTGCTATCAAAGATGGTAACAGTGTTGATACCTCAATGGGCTTCACACCGCTTTCAGGCCTTATGATGGGCACACGTTGTGGTGACTTAGACCCAGGTATCATCGAGTACCTACTTAAGAAAGGTTGGTCACAAGAGCAAGTATTCAACTCTCTAAACAAGGAGTCTGGCTTCCTAGGCGTGTCTGGTCTTACGAGCGATGCTCGTGGCATTTTAGAAGCAATGGAAGAGGGCCACGAAGGCGCGAAACTGGCTTTTGAGGTGTTTACTTACCGCGTAGCTAAATACGTTGCTTCTTACCTTGCAACGCTAGATTCTTTAGATGGCATCATCTTCACCGGTGGTATTGGTGAGAACTCACTACCAATTCGCCGTGAGATCCTAAGCAACCTTAAGATTCTTGGTTTTGTTGAAGATGTAGCTGGTAACGAAGCAGCTCGCTTTGGCGCTGAAGGCATCATCGCTAAATCTGAAATGCTTGGCGCAGTAGCAATGGTTATTCCAACTAATGAAGAATTCGTTATCGTACAGCAATCAGTAGCTTTGCTAAACAGTACTAAATAG
- a CDS encoding DEAD/DEAH box helicase has translation MESVSDWISIGIDRAPGTFCLLIYSGIPMSESVIQFNELALNDNILSALDSMGFVSPTPIQAAAIPLLLEGRDALGKAQTGTGKTAAFSLPLLNKINLNQHKPQAIIMAPTRELAIQVAAEIKNLGRDINGLKVLEIYGGASIVDQMRALSRGAHIVVGTPGRVKDLLTRDRLHLDEAHTFVLDEADEMLKMGFVDDVTWILEQAPESAQRVLFSATMPPMVKTIVDRYLRNPAKVDVAGTNHTVDKVAQNYWVVKGVEKDEAMSRLLETEETDASIVFVRTRQDTERLADWLSARGFKAAALHGDIPQSLRERTVDHIKQGVIDILVATDVVARGLDVPRITHVFNYDIPFDVESYIHRIGRTGRAGRKGKAILLVRTNQIRMLRTIERVTKSQMEEIQLPQRDEVAAARVAKLGAELETEKESKALENFAGLISTLQESLEVDAATLAAMLLKRQQGKSPLFYVGEDPMIAAIERDKNRRKERREDRDNGRGDRNFNTQDWDTYQLQVGREQGVQVKDIVGALANELGLTKGSIGAIKLDQGSTYVQLPKAMNSETAGKLSKLRIRQKEAGAVVVDFNDFREPRRGGGGRDGNRGGRDGGRGGRDGGGYRGNREGGNREGGNREGGNGGRGGYRGNRDGARDGNSAGGRDGERRFDRNRGGDHRGNHRGERGHGNAAGGNRGRRPERSEG, from the coding sequence ATGGAATCAGTATCTGATTGGATCAGTATTGGAATTGATAGAGCTCCCGGGACCTTTTGTTTACTTATATATAGTGGGATCCCAATGTCCGAATCTGTAATTCAATTTAATGAATTAGCCCTTAACGATAACATTCTTTCAGCTCTTGATAGCATGGGTTTCGTTTCTCCGACTCCAATCCAAGCAGCAGCTATTCCTCTTCTTCTTGAAGGCCGTGACGCACTAGGTAAAGCACAGACTGGTACTGGTAAAACAGCAGCATTCTCTCTGCCTTTACTTAACAAAATCAACCTGAACCAACACAAACCACAAGCAATCATCATGGCTCCTACTCGTGAGCTAGCTATTCAAGTTGCTGCGGAAATCAAAAACTTAGGTCGTGACATCAACGGTCTTAAAGTTCTTGAAATCTACGGTGGTGCTTCAATTGTTGACCAAATGCGTGCTCTAAGCCGCGGTGCTCACATTGTTGTTGGTACTCCAGGTCGTGTTAAAGACTTACTAACTCGTGACCGTCTACACCTAGATGAAGCGCATACATTTGTTCTTGATGAAGCAGATGAAATGCTAAAAATGGGCTTCGTAGATGACGTTACTTGGATCCTAGAGCAAGCGCCAGAATCTGCACAACGTGTACTTTTCTCTGCGACTATGCCTCCAATGGTTAAGACTATTGTTGACCGTTACCTACGTAACCCGGCTAAAGTTGACGTTGCTGGTACTAACCACACAGTTGACAAAGTAGCGCAGAACTACTGGGTTGTTAAAGGCGTAGAAAAAGACGAAGCAATGTCTCGTCTTCTTGAAACTGAAGAAACTGACGCGTCAATCGTATTCGTACGTACTCGTCAAGACACTGAGCGTCTAGCTGATTGGCTATCTGCACGTGGCTTTAAAGCTGCTGCACTGCACGGTGATATTCCTCAGTCTCTACGTGAGCGCACTGTTGATCACATCAAACAAGGTGTTATCGATATCCTAGTTGCAACTGACGTTGTAGCACGTGGTCTTGATGTTCCACGTATCACTCACGTATTTAACTACGACATCCCATTCGATGTTGAATCTTACATCCACCGTATTGGCCGTACTGGCCGTGCTGGACGTAAAGGTAAAGCGATCCTACTAGTTCGCACTAACCAAATCCGTATGCTTCGCACAATCGAGCGTGTAACTAAGTCTCAAATGGAAGAAATCCAACTTCCACAACGTGACGAAGTTGCTGCTGCACGTGTTGCTAAGCTTGGTGCTGAGCTTGAAACTGAGAAAGAGAGCAAAGCTCTAGAAAACTTCGCAGGTTTAATCTCTACACTACAAGAATCTCTAGAAGTTGATGCTGCTACTCTAGCTGCAATGCTTCTTAAGCGTCAGCAAGGTAAGAGCCCACTATTCTACGTTGGCGAAGACCCAATGATCGCTGCTATTGAGCGTGATAAGAACCGTCGCAAAGAGCGTCGTGAAGACCGTGACAATGGTCGTGGCGATCGTAACTTCAATACGCAAGATTGGGATACGTACCAACTACAAGTTGGCCGTGAGCAAGGCGTTCAGGTTAAAGACATCGTTGGCGCACTAGCAAACGAACTTGGCCTAACTAAAGGTTCTATCGGTGCTATCAAGCTAGACCAAGGTTCTACTTACGTTCAACTGCCAAAAGCAATGAACTCTGAAACTGCTGGTAAGCTAAGCAAACTTCGCATTCGTCAAAAAGAAGCTGGCGCTGTAGTTGTTGATTTCAACGACTTCCGTGAGCCTCGTCGTGGCGGCGGCGGTCGTGATGGCAACCGTGGCGGTCGTGATGGCGGTCGTGGCGGTCGTGATGGCGGCGGCTACCGTGGTAACCGTGAAGGCGGTAATCGCGAAGGTGGTAACCGTGAAGGTGGCAATGGCGGTCGTGGTGGCTACCGTGGCAACCGTGACGGCGCTCGTGATGGTAACTCAGCTGGCGGCCGTGATGGCGAACGTCGTTTCGACCGTAACCGTGGTGGCGATCACCGTGGTAACCACCGTGGCGAACGTGGCCATGGCAACGCAGCAGGCGGCAACCGTGGTCGTCGTCCAGAGCGCAGCGAAGGTTAA